Proteins co-encoded in one Bos taurus isolate L1 Dominette 01449 registration number 42190680 breed Hereford chromosome X, ARS-UCD2.0, whole genome shotgun sequence genomic window:
- the LOC523458 gene encoding histone H2B 1/2, which translates to MAQPSSDNSEEDPGTNEAGTSKTEPSETEPSETETSESEPSEPEPYDAKPKKAKRKTAKGRRHRRRCHQDNFASFATYFRRVLKQVHTGLSLSHEAMNVMHSFVKHMFEQIAEEAGSLAHSSKHCTITSGEIQRAVRLLLPGEIGKHAVSEATKSVIRYNTRR; encoded by the coding sequence ATGGCTCAACCATCCTCTGACAACTCTGAGGAAGACCCTGGCACCAACGAAGCCGGAACCTCCAAAACAGAGCCCTCTGAAACGGAGCCCTCTGAAACAGAGACCTCAGAATCGGAGCCCTCCGAACCGGAGCCCTATGACGCTAAGCCAAAGAAGGCGAAACGGAAGACAGCTAAgggccgccgccaccgccgccgctgCCATCAGGACAACTTTGCAAGCTTCGCCACCTATTTCCGCAGGGTGCTGAAGCAAGTGCACACAGGCCTGAGTCTCTCTCACGAGGCCATGAACGTCATGCATTCGTTCGTGAAGCATATGTTTGAGCAGATCGCCGAAGAGGCCGGGAGCCTGGCCCACTCCAGCAAGCACTGCACCATCACGAGTGGAGAGATCCAGAGAGCCGTGCGTCTTCTCTTGCCTGGGGAGATCGGCAAGCACGCAGTGTCCGAGGCCACCAAGTCGGTCATCAGATACAACACCCGCAGATGA